AAACGCCGATCCTGGCAGGTGGTACGGGGCTGTACTTCCGGGCCCTGTTGCAGGGCCTGTCACCGATGCCGGAGGCTGACCCGGTGATGCGCGAGGCGCTCAGCGCCGAAGCTGCCGAGCGTGGCTGGGCAGCGCTGCACGCGGAGCTGGCCGAGGTCGATCCGGCCGCGGCCGCGCGCATCCATGCCACCGACCCGCAACGCATCCAGCGGGCGCTGGAGGTCTACCGCCTGACCGGTACCCCCATCACCGAATGGCAGCGTCGGCCGAGCGTGGCGTCCTTGCCGGTACGCACCCTGAAACTGATCCTGGCCCCGCGTGACCGCGCCGTCCTGCACCAGCGCATCGAGGCCCGCTTCGACGCCATGCTGGCGCAGGGCTTCCTGGACGAGGTGCGGGCGCTGCGTGCAATGCCGGAAATGGCCGCCGTGGCGGCGCCGCTGGACCTGCCGGCGGTGCGCGCGGTCGGCTACCGCCAAGCCTGGGAATACCTAGACGGCGAGGGCGATGCCGCCCGTTTCCGTGACAAGGCGATCTTCGCCACCCGCCAGCTGGCCAAGCGCCAGCTGACCTGGCTGCGTGGCGAGCTTGATGCGCGCTGGTTCGACCCCCATGTGGATGGGGAGCGCCTGGCCGGCGCGGTGTCGACCTTCGTCGCACGCTGAACCCCCGCCAGCCGTGTAACATCATCGGTCGGCGGGCGGCTCGGGGGCCGTGGCAACCGTCGGCAACCCAATAAGAACAATAATCAGGAGTGTGCAATGTCCAAGGGGCAATCGCTGCAGGATCCTTTCTTGAACGCACTGCGGCGCGAACGCGTGCCGGTTTCGGTGTACCTGGTCAACGGCATCAAGCTGCAGGGCACGATCGAGTCGTTCGACCAGTTCGTGGTCCTGCTGCGCAACACGGTCAGTCAGATGGTCTACAAGCACGCCATTTCCACGGTCGTTCCGGCACGCAACGTGAAGGTCGGTCCGGGCGGTGGTTATGTGCAGTCGGGTGAAGGTGGTCAGGCAGGTGATGAAGCAGACGAGTAAGACCGGAGCGGTGAATGTTTGACCGCTCGAAAAAGGGCGAACACGCCCTGTTGATCCAGCCCCATTTCGGCAAGCTGGAAGACGATGTGCTGGAAGAATTCGGTGATCTGGCCCGCTCGGCTGGGGCCAGCATCGCCGCGACGATCACTGCCCGCCTGGACCGTCCGAATCCGTCGACCCTGATCGGCAGCGGCAAGCTGGACGAGATCAAGGCGGCGGCCGATGCCAGTGGCGCCGACCTGATCCTGGTCAACCATGCGTTGAGCCCGGGCCAGGAGCGCAACCTGGAACGGTTCCTGGAGCGCCGGGTGATCGACCGTACCGGCCTGATCCTGGACATCTTCGCCCAGCGTGCGCACAGCCACGAAGGCAAGCTGCAGGTCGAACTGGCGCAGCTGCGTCACCTGGCGACGCGGCTGGTACGCGGCTGGACCCACCTGGAGCGCCAGCGTGGCGGTTCGATCGGCCTGCGCGGGCCGGGTGAAACCCAGCTGGAAACCGACCGTCGCCTGCTGCAGAAGCGGGTCGAGCAGCTGCAGAAGCGCCTGGAAAAGGTCGAAGTGCAGCGCACCCAGATGCGTCGTGCGCGCGTGCGCAGCGAGCTGCCGCGCGTGGCCCTGGTGGGCTATACCAACGCCGGCAAGTCGACCCTGTTCAATGCCATGACCGGCGCCGAGGCCTACGCCGCCGATCAGCTGTTCGCCACGCTGGACCCGACCGTGCGCCGCATCGCGGTGCCCGGTGGCAACGTGGTGCTGGCGGACACCGTCGGTTTCGTCCGTGACCTGCCGCATGACCTGGTTGCCGCCTTCCGCTCGACGCTGTCGGAGGCACGCGAGGCCGATTTCCTGCTGCACGTGGTTGACGCCGCTGATCCGCACCGCGAAGAGCGCATCGCCCAGGTGGACGAGGTACTGACCGCGGTCGGTGCCGGTGATCTGCCGCAGTTGCTGGTGTTCAACAAGATCGACCGCATTGAAGGCGCCGACGTCCGCCATGACGGCCAGGACGGTATCCCGGACGAGTCGCGCCGCGAGCGGGTGTGGATTTCCGCGCGCGACGGGCAGGGCCTGGACCTGCTGCAGGCGGTGCTGGGCAAGCGCCTGGGCCTGCAGCACGTCACCGGCGAACTGCGCCTGCCGCCGGATGCGGGCCGCCTGCGCGCGCGCCTGCACCAGCTGGAAGTGATCCGCAGTGAGCAGGCCGACGAGGACGGCTGGCTGCTGCAGGTCGACCTGCCGATCGCCGAAGCCGAAAAGCTGGCCGCCAGTGCCGACGGCGCACCGATCCGGGCGCTGCTGCCGGAGAAGCTGCCGGAGTGGTGAGGCAGCGCCGGGCCATGCCCGGCGACTGCCATCGCGGCGGCGCGCGACATCAGGCTGTCATCTGCGGTACAACGTGCAGGTTCTTCACCCCACCGTCATGCCGATGTCCATCCCCACCGACGCTGAACTCAATGCCCAGTCCGCCGCGCTCGGGCAGCGCCTGCAGCAGGCCTCGCTGCAGCTGGTGACCGCTGAAAGCTGCAGTGGTGGCTGGATCGCCAAGTGCATGACCGACATTGCCGGTTCCTCGGCGTTCTTCGACTGCGGCATGGTGGTCTACAGCTACGAAGCCAAGCAGCGCCTGCTCGGCGTGCGTGCGCAGACCCTGGAGCAGTTCGGTGCGGTCAGCCGCGAAACCGTGCTGGAAATGGTCTCCGGCGCGCTGGTCAATTCTGGTGCCGGCATCGCGGTGGCGGTGACCGGTATCGCTGGTCCCGGCGGCGGCAGCCCGGACAAGCCGGTGGGCAGTGTCTGGATCGGCTGGAAGCGCCGTGGCGGCTATGCCCGCGCCGAGCTGTTCCAGTTCGATGGCGACCGCGAAGCCATCCGCCGGCAAACCGTGGCGGCGGCATTGCGCGGCATCGACGCCCAGCTGTGACATGCTGCTCCGGTAATCGTCCGGAGCACGCATGATGTGGGAAACGCTGGGCACGGTCCGTGACCTGGGCCGACTGCAGGAAATCGCCGTCGTCCTGATCCGCTATGGCTTCGGCGACGTGGTGCGGCGCATCGGCCTGGCCACCACGCTGGAGCGGGCAG
This genomic interval from Stenotrophomonas sp. 57 contains the following:
- the miaA gene encoding tRNA (adenosine(37)-N6)-dimethylallyltransferase MiaA, coding for MGVDRRPLAIAVMGPTASGKTATAIALARQLDGEIVSVDSALVYRYLDIGSAKPDAAERAQAPHHLLDLRDPWQTYSAAEFAADASRVVADIVARGKTPILAGGTGLYFRALLQGLSPMPEADPVMREALSAEAAERGWAALHAELAEVDPAAAARIHATDPQRIQRALEVYRLTGTPITEWQRRPSVASLPVRTLKLILAPRDRAVLHQRIEARFDAMLAQGFLDEVRALRAMPEMAAVAAPLDLPAVRAVGYRQAWEYLDGEGDAARFRDKAIFATRQLAKRQLTWLRGELDARWFDPHVDGERLAGAVSTFVAR
- the hfq gene encoding RNA chaperone Hfq is translated as MSKGQSLQDPFLNALRRERVPVSVYLVNGIKLQGTIESFDQFVVLLRNTVSQMVYKHAISTVVPARNVKVGPGGGYVQSGEGGQAGDEADE
- the hflX gene encoding ribosome rescue GTPase HflX, giving the protein MFDRSKKGEHALLIQPHFGKLEDDVLEEFGDLARSAGASIAATITARLDRPNPSTLIGSGKLDEIKAAADASGADLILVNHALSPGQERNLERFLERRVIDRTGLILDIFAQRAHSHEGKLQVELAQLRHLATRLVRGWTHLERQRGGSIGLRGPGETQLETDRRLLQKRVEQLQKRLEKVEVQRTQMRRARVRSELPRVALVGYTNAGKSTLFNAMTGAEAYAADQLFATLDPTVRRIAVPGGNVVLADTVGFVRDLPHDLVAAFRSTLSEAREADFLLHVVDAADPHREERIAQVDEVLTAVGAGDLPQLLVFNKIDRIEGADVRHDGQDGIPDESRRERVWISARDGQGLDLLQAVLGKRLGLQHVTGELRLPPDAGRLRARLHQLEVIRSEQADEDGWLLQVDLPIAEAEKLAASADGAPIRALLPEKLPEW
- a CDS encoding nicotinamide-nucleotide amidohydrolase family protein, translated to MSIPTDAELNAQSAALGQRLQQASLQLVTAESCSGGWIAKCMTDIAGSSAFFDCGMVVYSYEAKQRLLGVRAQTLEQFGAVSRETVLEMVSGALVNSGAGIAVAVTGIAGPGGGSPDKPVGSVWIGWKRRGGYARAELFQFDGDREAIRRQTVAAALRGIDAQL